One window of Anaerolineales bacterium genomic DNA carries:
- a CDS encoding cyclase family protein yields the protein MKTPYIDLSHTVHDGLVTYKGLPAAIVCDFLSREESRSRYAPGTEFQIGKIEMVTNTGTYVDCPFHRYADGRDLSEVELERFVDIEGIVIRADHRKGLAVTAEAFRGKDVRGRAVLVHTGWAEHWATDAYFENHPFLTEDAAVYLRDQGAKLVGIDSHNIDNTSGNTRPVHSTLLREEILIAEHLCNLENVPDEGFTFTAVPPKFKGAGTFPVRAFAKLK from the coding sequence ATGAAGACGCCCTACATCGACCTCAGCCACACCGTCCACGACGGACTGGTCACCTACAAGGGACTGCCCGCCGCCATCGTCTGCGACTTCCTCAGCCGCGAGGAGTCGCGTTCGCGGTACGCGCCGGGCACGGAGTTCCAGATCGGCAAGATCGAAATGGTGACGAACACCGGTACGTACGTGGATTGCCCCTTTCACCGTTACGCGGACGGCAGGGATCTATCCGAAGTGGAGTTGGAGCGGTTCGTGGATATCGAAGGCATCGTCATCCGCGCGGATCATCGCAAGGGGCTGGCGGTCACAGCCGAGGCGTTCAGAGGGAAGGATGTGCGCGGGCGGGCGGTCCTCGTCCACACAGGCTGGGCGGAGCATTGGGCGACGGATGCGTATTTCGAGAATCATCCTTTTCTGACGGAAGACGCGGCGGTTTATCTGCGCGATCAAGGAGCGAAGCTTGTGGGAATCGATTCGCATAACATCGACAACACGAGCGGAAATACCAGGCCCGTCCACTCGACGCTTTTGCGTGAGGAAATTCTCATTGCCGAGCATTTGTGTAACCTGGAAAATGTTCCAGATGAAGGTTTTACGTTTACAGCCGTCCCGCCAAAGTTCAAAGGCGCGGGGACGTTTCCCGTCCGCGCGTTCGCGAAGTTGAAATAG